A stretch of the Neisseria sp. DTU_2020_1000833_1_SI_GRL_NUU_006 genome encodes the following:
- the gcvP gene encoding aminomethyl-transferring glycine dehydrogenase produces MKLSELFNPNEFAARHLSFGDEAALLEALGEKSMDEFVGNTVPQSIRMPSELDLPEALTEADALAKLKGIASKNVINKSYIGLGYYPTRVPNVILRNVLENPGWYTAYTPYQAEIAQGRLEALLNFQQVCIDLTGFPVAGASLLDEATAAAEAMAMAHRVGKVKSERFFVDERVYPQTLDVMKTRAKYFGFELVVGDFAKADEGEYFGALFQYVGKDGDVQDLQSVVGRLKTKGTIVAVAADIMSLVLLKSPAELGADIALGNTQRFGVPMGFGGPHAAYFAFKDEFKRSAPGRIIGVSKDASGKPALRMALSTREQHIRREKATSNICTAQALLANLAGMYAVYHGPEGVKRIANRIHALASAFADALVSDGLKVVHEVFFDTVTVDFGSKDKADKAFQTALELGYNLRRVSDTQIAAAFHETSVREDLAVLYYAFTGNNTFTLSDDVKGRLKTEFLRQDNILQHPVFNRYHTEHEMLRYLKKLEDRDLAMNRSMISLGSCTMKLNATAEMLPITWTEFTDIHPYAPEAQTAGYRELLTDMENSLKAITGFDAISFQPNSGAQGEYSGMLSIRRYQEAQGEAHRNICLIPKSAHGTNPATAAMLGLKVVVVDTDEHGNVNIDDLKAKAEQHRDALSAIMITYPSTHGVYEEGIRDICRIIHENGGQVYMDGANLNAQIGIMQPAEVGADVLHMNLHKTFCIPHGGGGPGVGPIGLKAHLAPFAPGHALTDTHSASADQTAVAAAAFGSASILPITWMYLTMMGKQGMEQATRWALLNANYVAKRLSEDYPILYTGKNGRVAHECIVDLRPLKAESGITETDIAKRLMDYGFHAPTVSFPVAGTLMIEPTESESKAELDRFIAALKQIKQEVLKVERGEWPKDDNPLVNAPHTAADVTGEWAHPYSREEAVFPLPFVRENKFWPSVNRVDDVYGDRNLVCSCPPMEAYED; encoded by the coding sequence ATGAAACTATCCGAACTGTTCAACCCCAACGAATTTGCCGCGCGTCATTTGAGTTTCGGCGACGAGGCTGCGCTTTTGGAAGCGCTCGGCGAAAAGAGTATGGACGAATTTGTCGGCAACACCGTGCCGCAAAGCATCCGTATGCCGTCCGAACTCGACCTGCCCGAAGCCCTGACCGAGGCGGATGCTTTGGCGAAGCTGAAAGGCATTGCGTCGAAAAACGTGATCAACAAATCCTATATCGGCTTGGGCTATTACCCGACCCGCGTGCCGAACGTGATTTTGCGCAACGTATTGGAAAATCCGGGCTGGTACACCGCCTACACGCCGTATCAGGCGGAAATCGCGCAGGGGCGTTTGGAAGCGTTGCTGAACTTCCAGCAGGTGTGTATCGATTTGACCGGTTTCCCCGTGGCGGGCGCGTCTTTGCTGGACGAAGCGACCGCCGCCGCCGAAGCGATGGCGATGGCGCACCGCGTGGGCAAGGTGAAATCCGAGCGTTTCTTTGTGGACGAGCGCGTCTATCCGCAGACTTTGGACGTGATGAAAACCCGCGCCAAATATTTCGGCTTCGAGCTGGTGGTTGGCGATTTTGCCAAAGCGGATGAAGGCGAATACTTCGGCGCGCTGTTCCAATACGTCGGCAAAGACGGCGACGTGCAAGACTTGCAAAGCGTCGTAGGTCGTCTGAAAACCAAAGGCACGATTGTTGCCGTTGCCGCCGACATCATGAGCTTGGTCTTGCTGAAATCGCCTGCCGAATTGGGCGCGGACATCGCGTTGGGCAACACGCAACGCTTCGGCGTACCGATGGGCTTCGGCGGGCCGCACGCCGCTTATTTCGCGTTTAAAGACGAGTTCAAACGCTCCGCCCCGGGCCGCATCATCGGCGTATCCAAAGACGCATCGGGCAAACCCGCGCTGCGCATGGCGTTGTCCACCCGCGAGCAACATATCCGCCGCGAAAAAGCCACGTCCAATATTTGTACCGCGCAAGCATTGCTGGCGAACTTGGCGGGCATGTACGCCGTTTATCACGGCCCCGAAGGCGTGAAACGCATCGCCAACCGCATTCACGCGCTGGCTTCCGCCTTTGCCGACGCGCTGGTTTCAGACGGCCTGAAAGTGGTTCACGAAGTCTTCTTCGATACCGTTACCGTTGATTTCGGCAGCAAAGACAAAGCGGACAAAGCGTTCCAAACCGCTTTGGAACTGGGCTACAACCTGCGCCGCGTCAGCGACACCCAAATCGCCGCCGCCTTCCACGAAACATCCGTGCGCGAAGACCTTGCCGTGTTGTACTATGCCTTCACCGGCAACAACACTTTCACGCTTTCAGACGACGTCAAAGGTCGTCTGAAAACCGAATTCCTGCGCCAAGACAATATCTTGCAACATCCCGTGTTCAACCGTTACCACACCGAACACGAAATGCTGCGCTACCTGAAGAAACTCGAAGACCGCGATTTGGCGATGAACCGCAGCATGATTTCGCTGGGCAGCTGCACCATGAAGCTCAATGCCACCGCCGAAATGCTGCCGATTACCTGGACGGAGTTCACCGACATCCACCCCTACGCCCCCGAAGCGCAAACCGCAGGCTACCGCGAACTTCTGACCGACATGGAAAACAGTCTGAAAGCCATCACCGGTTTTGACGCGATTTCCTTCCAGCCCAATTCCGGCGCGCAGGGCGAATACAGCGGTATGCTGTCCATCCGCCGCTATCAGGAAGCCCAAGGCGAAGCACACCGCAACATCTGCCTGATTCCCAAGTCCGCCCACGGCACCAACCCCGCCACCGCCGCCATGCTCGGTTTGAAAGTCGTCGTCGTCGATACCGACGAACACGGCAACGTCAATATCGACGACTTGAAAGCCAAAGCCGAACAACACCGCGACGCCTTGTCCGCCATCATGATTACCTACCCGTCCACCCACGGCGTGTACGAAGAAGGCATCCGCGACATCTGCCGCATCATCCATGAAAACGGCGGACAGGTTTACATGGACGGCGCCAACCTCAACGCCCAAATCGGCATCATGCAGCCTGCCGAAGTCGGCGCGGACGTGTTGCACATGAACCTGCACAAAACCTTCTGCATCCCCCACGGCGGCGGCGGCCCGGGCGTCGGCCCTATCGGTTTGAAAGCCCACCTCGCTCCGTTTGCACCGGGACACGCTTTGACCGACACCCACAGCGCCAGTGCCGACCAAACCGCCGTTGCCGCAGCCGCCTTCGGTTCTGCGTCCATCTTGCCGATTACTTGGATGTACCTGACCATGATGGGCAAACAAGGCATGGAGCAGGCAACACGCTGGGCATTGCTCAACGCCAATTACGTCGCCAAACGCCTGAGCGAAGACTATCCGATTCTGTATACAGGCAAAAACGGCCGCGTCGCTCACGAATGTATCGTCGACTTGCGTCCGCTCAAAGCCGAAAGCGGCATCACTGAAACCGACATCGCCAAACGCCTGATGGACTACGGCTTCCACGCCCCGACCGTTTCCTTCCCCGTTGCCGGCACACTGATGATCGAGCCGACCGAAAGCGAGAGCAAAGCCGAACTCGACCGCTTCATCGCCGCCCTGAAACAAATCAAACAGGAAGTGCTGAAAGTCGAACGCGGCGAATGGCCGAAAGACGACAACCCGCTGGTCAACGCCCCGCACACCGCCGCCGACGTAACCGGCGAATGGGCGCATCCGTACTCCCGCGAAGAAGCCGTCTTCCCGTTGCCTTTCGTGCGCGAAAACAAATTC
- a CDS encoding GrxB family glutaredoxin: MKLYIYDHCPFCVRARMAAGLFGADVEEVVLANDDEATPIGMIGAKQVPILQKEDGSFMGESLDVVRYLDREGRLKDETRPEIQAWLDKVGEYNLKLVQPRVIKLGLPEFETPEAVKYFTDKKEKSIGSFATNLDKTGQYVERLHEDLAELETLMTENGAGLNGEIGMEDILVFPILRNLTVVRGVEWPQKVMDYLLRMSEASGVPLYFDRAL; the protein is encoded by the coding sequence ATGAAGCTGTATATTTACGACCATTGCCCGTTTTGCGTGCGTGCGCGGATGGCGGCGGGACTGTTTGGCGCGGACGTTGAAGAAGTCGTGCTGGCAAACGACGACGAGGCAACGCCGATCGGCATGATCGGCGCGAAACAAGTGCCCATCCTGCAAAAAGAAGACGGTTCGTTTATGGGCGAGAGTTTGGACGTTGTCCGCTATCTCGACCGCGAGGGTCGTCTGAAAGATGAAACCCGCCCCGAAATCCAGGCATGGTTGGACAAAGTGGGCGAATACAACCTGAAACTCGTCCAGCCGCGCGTGATCAAACTCGGACTGCCCGAATTTGAAACGCCGGAAGCGGTGAAATATTTCACGGACAAAAAAGAGAAAAGCATCGGCAGCTTTGCCACCAATTTGGACAAAACCGGTCAGTATGTGGAGCGGCTGCACGAGGATTTGGCAGAACTGGAAACGCTGATGACCGAAAACGGCGCAGGTTTGAACGGCGAAATCGGCATGGAAGACATATTGGTGTTCCCGATATTGCGCAACCTGACCGTCGTGCGCGGTGTCGAGTGGCCGCAGAAGGTTATGGACTACCTGCTGCGCATGAGCGAAGCATCGGGTGTGCCGCTGTATTTCGACCGCGCCTTGTAA
- the gcvT gene encoding glycine cleavage system aminomethyltransferase GcvT, whose translation MTALKTTPFHQAHQDAGAKLVDFAGWELPIHYGSQIAEHEAVRTDAGIFDVSHMLVTDVAGANAKAFFRKLIANDVAKLAFVGKALYSALLNDNGGVIDDLIVYRTNEAETQYRIVSNGATREKDTAQFHKVGQEFGVAFNPRYDLGMLAVQGPKAIEKLLTIKPEWAEVVHNLKPFQGADLGNDWFVARTGYTGEDGVEVILPGTEAVAFFKALQQAGVQPCGLGARDTLRMEAGMNLYGNDMDDDTSPLEAGMGWTVDLKDENRDFVGKAALLALKEKGVAVKQVGLLLDKGGILRAHMEVLTDKGKGETTSGVFSPSLKQSIAIARVPKDFDGDTAKVLIRGKEVDVRVLKLPFVRNGQKQFD comes from the coding sequence ATGACTGCCCTGAAAACCACCCCGTTTCACCAAGCCCATCAAGATGCAGGCGCGAAGCTGGTCGATTTTGCCGGCTGGGAGCTGCCCATCCATTATGGTTCGCAAATCGCCGAACACGAAGCTGTGCGCACTGACGCAGGCATATTCGACGTATCCCATATGCTCGTTACCGACGTCGCCGGAGCGAACGCCAAAGCCTTTTTCCGCAAACTGATTGCCAACGACGTTGCCAAACTCGCCTTCGTCGGCAAAGCCCTTTATTCCGCGCTGCTCAACGACAATGGTGGTGTGATTGACGACTTGATCGTTTACCGCACCAACGAAGCCGAAACCCAATACCGCATCGTATCCAACGGCGCGACCCGCGAGAAAGACACCGCCCAGTTCCACAAAGTCGGACAAGAATTCGGCGTCGCCTTCAACCCTCGTTACGACCTCGGTATGCTTGCCGTGCAAGGTCCTAAAGCCATCGAAAAACTCCTGACCATCAAACCCGAATGGGCGGAAGTCGTCCACAACCTCAAACCGTTCCAAGGCGCGGATTTGGGCAACGACTGGTTTGTCGCCCGCACCGGCTACACCGGCGAAGACGGCGTCGAAGTCATCCTGCCCGGCACCGAAGCCGTCGCGTTCTTCAAAGCCCTGCAACAAGCCGGCGTACAGCCCTGCGGCCTCGGCGCGCGCGACACCCTGCGCATGGAAGCCGGCATGAACCTCTACGGCAACGATATGGACGACGACACCAGCCCGCTCGAAGCTGGCATGGGCTGGACCGTTGATTTGAAAGACGAAAACCGCGATTTCGTCGGCAAAGCCGCTTTGTTGGCATTGAAAGAAAAAGGCGTTGCCGTCAAACAAGTCGGTTTGCTGCTCGACAAAGGCGGCATCCTGCGCGCGCATATGGAAGTGTTGACTGACAAAGGCAAAGGCGAAACCACCAGCGGCGTATTCTCGCCCAGCCTGAAACAATCCATCGCCATCGCCCGCGTACCGAAAGATTTTGACGGCGATACCGCAAAAGTGCTGATACGCGGCAAAGAGGTGGACGTGCGCGTATTGAAGCTGCCGTTTGTGCGCAACGGACAGAAACAGTTTGATTGA
- a CDS encoding bifunctional (p)ppGpp synthetase/guanosine-3',5'-bis(diphosphate) 3'-pyrophosphohydrolase: MTATSPIQDTQSATPQELREWFDSYCAALPDNDKNLIGAAWSLAKEHYPADAATPYGEPLLDHLLGAAQMVNELDLLSDAVAATLLADIGRYVPDWNLLVSERCNSTVAELVKGVDEVQKLTHFARVDSLATSEERAQQAETMRKMLLAMVTDIRVVLIKLAMRTRTMQFLSNIPDSPEKRAVAKETLDIFAPLANRLGVWQLKWQLEDLGFRHQEPEKYREIALLLDEKRTERLEYIENFLNILRAELKKYNVHFEVAGRPKHIYSIYKKMVKKKLSFDGLFDIRAVRILVDTVPECYTTLGIVHSLWQPIPGEFDDYIANPKGNGYKSLHTVIVGPEDKGVEVQIRTFDMHQFNEFGVAAHWRYKEGGKGDSAYEQKIAWLRQLLDWRENMAESGKEDLAAAFKTELFNDTIYVLTPHGKVLSLPTGATPIDFAYALHSSIGDRCRGAKVEGQIVPLSTPLENGQRVEIITAKEGHPSVNWLYEGWVKSSKAIGKIRAYIRQQNADTVREEGRVQLDKQLAKLTPKPNLQELAENLGYKKLDDLYTAVGQGEISNRAIQKACGTLNEPPPVPVSETTIVKQSKIKKGGKTGVLIDGEDGLMTTLAKCCKPAPPDDIVGFVTRERGISVHRKTCPSFQHLAEQAPEKVLDASWAALQEGQVFAVDVEIRAQDRSGLLRDVSDALARHKLNVTAVQTQSRDLEASMRFTLEVKQVNDLPRVLASLGDVKGVLSVTRL, encoded by the coding sequence ATGACCGCCACCAGCCCGATTCAAGACACGCAAAGCGCGACTCCGCAAGAATTGCGCGAATGGTTCGACAGTTACTGCGCCGCGCTGCCGGACAACGATAAAAACCTCATCGGCGCCGCATGGTCGTTGGCAAAGGAACACTATCCCGCCGATGCCGCCACGCCGTATGGCGAACCGCTGCTCGACCATTTGCTCGGCGCGGCGCAGATGGTCAACGAACTCGACCTGCTCTCCGATGCCGTCGCCGCCACCCTGCTTGCCGACATCGGACGCTACGTTCCCGATTGGAACCTCTTGGTTTCCGAACGCTGCAACAGCACCGTCGCCGAGCTGGTCAAAGGTGTGGACGAAGTGCAGAAACTCACCCACTTCGCCCGGGTGGACAGCCTCGCCACTTCCGAAGAGCGCGCCCAGCAAGCCGAAACCATGCGTAAAATGCTGCTGGCGATGGTTACCGACATCCGCGTCGTGTTGATCAAGCTCGCCATGCGCACCCGCACCATGCAGTTCCTCAGCAATATCCCCGACAGCCCCGAAAAACGCGCCGTCGCCAAAGAAACCCTCGACATCTTCGCCCCGCTCGCCAACCGTCTAGGCGTGTGGCAGCTCAAATGGCAGCTCGAAGACCTCGGCTTCCGCCATCAAGAACCTGAAAAATACCGCGAAATCGCGCTGCTTTTGGACGAAAAACGCACCGAACGCCTCGAATACATCGAAAACTTCCTCAACATCCTGCGCGCGGAGCTTAAAAAATACAACGTCCATTTTGAAGTCGCCGGCCGCCCGAAACACATCTACTCCATTTACAAAAAAATGGTGAAGAAAAAACTCAGCTTCGACGGCCTCTTTGACATCCGCGCCGTGCGGATTCTGGTCGATACCGTTCCCGAGTGTTACACCACGCTGGGTATCGTCCACAGCCTCTGGCAGCCCATCCCGGGCGAGTTCGACGACTACATCGCCAACCCCAAAGGCAACGGCTATAAAAGTTTGCACACCGTCATCGTCGGCCCGGAAGACAAAGGCGTGGAAGTGCAAATCCGCACCTTCGATATGCACCAATTCAACGAATTCGGTGTCGCCGCCCACTGGCGTTACAAAGAGGGCGGCAAGGGCGATTCCGCCTACGAACAAAAAATCGCTTGGTTGCGCCAACTCTTGGACTGGCGCGAAAACATGGCGGAAAGCGGCAAGGAAGACCTCGCCGCCGCCTTCAAAACCGAGCTTTTCAACGACACGATTTACGTCCTGACCCCGCACGGCAAAGTCCTCTCCCTGCCCACCGGCGCGACCCCCATCGACTTCGCCTACGCCTTACACAGCAGCATCGGCGACCGTTGCCGCGGCGCGAAAGTCGAAGGGCAAATCGTGCCGCTGTCCACCCCGCTCGAAAACGGACAGCGCGTCGAAATCATTACCGCCAAAGAAGGGCATCCTTCCGTCAACTGGCTGTATGAAGGCTGGGTCAAATCCAGCAAGGCAATCGGCAAAATCCGCGCCTACATCCGCCAGCAAAACGCCGACACCGTGCGCGAAGAAGGCCGCGTCCAACTCGACAAACAGCTTGCCAAACTCACGCCCAAGCCCAACCTGCAAGAGCTTGCCGAAAACCTCGGCTACAAAAAACTCGACGACCTCTACACCGCCGTCGGACAGGGCGAAATTTCCAACCGCGCCATCCAGAAAGCCTGCGGCACGCTGAATGAACCGCCGCCCGTACCGGTTAGCGAAACCACCATCGTCAAACAGTCCAAAATCAAAAAAGGCGGCAAAACAGGTGTGCTCATCGACGGTGAAGACGGGTTGATGACCACGCTTGCCAAATGCTGCAAACCCGCGCCGCCCGACGATATTGTCGGCTTCGTTACCCGCGAACGCGGCATTTCGGTACACCGCAAAACCTGCCCCTCTTTCCAACACCTTGCCGAACAAGCACCCGAAAAAGTATTGGACGCAAGCTGGGCGGCATTGCAGGAAGGGCAAGTGTTCGCCGTCGATGTCGAAATCCGCGCCCAAGACCGCTCAGGACTTTTGCGCGACGTATCCGACGCGCTCGCCCGCCACAAACTCAACGTTACCGCCGTGCAAACCCAGTCCCGCGACTTGGAAGCCAGCATGAGGTTCACGCTCGAAGTCAAACAGGTCAACGACCTCCCGCGCGTCCTCGCCAGCCTCGGCGACGTCAAAGGCGTGTTGAGCGTTACGCGCTTGTAA
- the adhP gene encoding alcohol dehydrogenase AdhP, translated as MKMQAVVVNQNVAGDVEVVERELRPLEYGEALVEVEYCGVCHTDLHVAAGDYGEKPGRVLGHEGIGIVKEVAPGANALKVGDRVSIAWLFQSCGSCEYCNTGRETLCRSVLNAGYTADGGMATHCIVDADYAVKVPDGLDPAQASSITCAGVTTYKGVKVSGVRPGQWIAVYGAGGLGNLGVQYAKKVFGAHVVAIDINDEKLAFAKESGADLVINAAKEDAAKVIQEKTGGAHAAVVTAVSAAAFNSAVDCVRAGGRVVAIGLPPESMDLSIPRLVLDGIEVVGSLVGTRKDLEEAFQFGAEGLVVPKVQLRALDEAPAIFQEMREGKITGRMVIDMKKECGCGHH; from the coding sequence ATGAAGATGCAAGCAGTTGTTGTGAATCAAAATGTAGCAGGCGATGTAGAAGTTGTAGAACGCGAACTGCGCCCGTTGGAATACGGCGAGGCGTTAGTTGAAGTCGAATATTGCGGCGTGTGCCATACCGACTTGCACGTTGCGGCAGGCGACTACGGCGAAAAACCGGGCCGCGTGTTGGGACACGAAGGCATCGGCATCGTCAAAGAAGTCGCTCCGGGCGCGAACGCCCTGAAAGTCGGCGACCGCGTCAGCATCGCATGGTTGTTCCAAAGCTGCGGTTCGTGCGAATACTGTAATACCGGCCGCGAAACCTTGTGCCGTTCCGTATTGAACGCAGGTTACACCGCCGACGGCGGTATGGCGACCCACTGTATCGTCGATGCGGACTACGCCGTCAAAGTACCCGACGGCCTCGACCCCGCACAAGCCTCCAGCATTACCTGCGCCGGCGTAACCACTTACAAAGGCGTGAAAGTTTCCGGCGTGCGTCCGGGACAATGGATTGCCGTTTACGGCGCGGGCGGTTTGGGCAACTTGGGTGTCCAATACGCGAAAAAAGTATTCGGCGCACACGTTGTCGCCATCGACATCAACGATGAAAAACTGGCATTCGCTAAAGAAAGCGGCGCAGATTTAGTCATCAACGCCGCCAAAGAAGACGCAGCCAAAGTGATTCAAGAAAAAACCGGTGGCGCACACGCAGCCGTTGTCACCGCCGTATCCGCCGCCGCGTTCAACTCCGCCGTGGACTGCGTCCGTGCAGGCGGCCGCGTCGTCGCCATCGGCCTGCCGCCCGAATCTATGGACTTGTCCATCCCGCGTCTGGTCTTGGACGGCATCGAAGTGGTCGGCTCGCTGGTCGGTACGCGCAAAGACTTGGAAGAAGCCTTCCAATTCGGCGCAGAAGGCTTGGTGGTACCGAAAGTCCAACTGCGTGCTTTGGACGAAGCTCCGGCGATTTTCCAAGAAATGCGCGAAGGCAAAATCACCGGCCGCATGGTTATCGACATGAAAAAAGAATGCGGCTGCGGTCATCATTAA
- the gcvH gene encoding glycine cleavage system protein GcvH yields MSNNIPAELKYVASHEWLRLEEDGTITVGITHHAQELLGDIVFVELPEVGANLAAEEQAGVVESVKAASDVYAPIEGEVVAVNEDLPSAPETANSDPYGAGWFFKIKPANPADYDGLLTAEQYAGEVD; encoded by the coding sequence ATGAGCAACAACATCCCAGCCGAACTGAAATACGTTGCCAGCCACGAATGGCTGCGCCTTGAAGAAGACGGTACCATCACCGTCGGCATTACCCACCACGCGCAAGAGTTGTTGGGCGACATCGTGTTCGTCGAGCTGCCCGAAGTCGGCGCGAACCTTGCTGCTGAAGAACAAGCCGGTGTGGTTGAGTCTGTGAAAGCCGCGTCCGACGTGTACGCGCCGATTGAGGGCGAAGTCGTCGCCGTCAACGAAGATTTGCCCAGTGCGCCGGAAACTGCCAACAGCGACCCATACGGCGCAGGCTGGTTCTTCAAAATCAAACCTGCCAACCCTGCCGACTACGACGGCCTGCTGACCGCCGAACAATACGCGGGCGAAGTGGATTGA
- a CDS encoding DEAD/DEAH box helicase, translated as MNPFASLGLGSEIVSALTEQGYENPTPIQAAAIPKALAGHDLLAAAQTGTGKTAAFMLPSLERLKRYATSSTSPAMHPVRMLVLTPTRELADQIDQNVQGYIKNLPLRHTVLFGGVSMDKQTADLRAGCEIVVATVGRLLDHVKQKNINLNKVEIVVLDEADRMLDMGFIDDIRKIMQMLPKPRQTLLFSATFAPPIRKLAKDFMNAPEIVEVAAQNTTSANVEQHIIAVDALKKRNLLERLIVDLQMNQVIVFCKTKQSVDQVTRDLVRRNLAAQSIHGDKSQQSRLETLNAFKEGSLRVLVATDVAARGLDIAELPFVINYELPTQPEDYVHRIGRTGRAGADGVAISLMDKTEQKMFEAIKELTGNDLAVERIEGFEPNWWGSDADSDAAADTQAAPTRSRGSDRNRSERNNRSERNERNERGDKSQKADKTDPGAACGTIAGRSRRSRRERQPCALLQPNYGAK; from the coding sequence ATGAATCCATTCGCCTCACTCGGGCTTGGCAGCGAAATCGTTTCCGCGCTGACCGAACAAGGTTACGAAAACCCGACGCCCATCCAAGCCGCCGCGATTCCCAAAGCACTCGCCGGCCACGACTTGCTCGCCGCCGCCCAAACCGGTACAGGCAAAACCGCCGCCTTTATGCTGCCCAGCCTGGAACGCCTCAAACGCTACGCCACTTCCAGTACCTCGCCCGCGATGCACCCCGTGCGTATGCTCGTATTGACCCCGACGCGCGAGCTTGCCGACCAAATCGACCAAAACGTGCAGGGTTACATCAAAAACCTGCCGCTGCGGCATACCGTCCTTTTCGGCGGCGTCAGCATGGACAAACAAACCGCCGACCTGCGCGCCGGCTGCGAAATCGTCGTCGCCACCGTCGGCAGGCTGCTTGACCACGTCAAACAGAAAAACATCAATTTAAACAAAGTCGAAATCGTCGTCCTCGACGAAGCCGACCGTATGCTCGATATGGGTTTCATCGACGACATCCGCAAAATCATGCAGATGCTGCCCAAGCCACGCCAAACCCTGCTCTTTTCCGCAACCTTCGCGCCCCCCATCCGCAAGCTCGCCAAAGATTTTATGAACGCGCCCGAAATCGTCGAAGTCGCCGCGCAAAATACCACCAGCGCCAATGTCGAGCAGCACATCATCGCCGTTGACGCGCTCAAAAAACGCAATCTTTTAGAGCGGCTGATTGTCGATTTGCAGATGAACCAAGTCATCGTGTTCTGCAAAACCAAACAAAGCGTCGATCAAGTCACCCGAGACCTCGTGCGCCGCAACCTTGCCGCCCAATCCATCCACGGCGACAAATCCCAGCAAAGCCGCCTCGAAACCCTCAACGCCTTCAAAGAAGGCAGCCTGCGCGTCCTCGTCGCCACCGACGTCGCCGCACGCGGTTTGGATATCGCCGAGCTGCCCTTCGTCATCAACTACGAACTGCCGACCCAGCCCGAAGACTACGTCCACCGCATCGGACGCACCGGCAGGGCGGGCGCGGACGGCGTCGCCATTTCCCTGATGGACAAAACCGAGCAGAAAATGTTTGAAGCCATCAAGGAGCTGACCGGCAACGACTTGGCAGTCGAACGCATCGAAGGTTTCGAGCCGAACTGGTGGGGAAGTGACGCCGACAGCGATGCCGCCGCAGACACCCAAGCCGCCCCAACCCGCAGCCGCGGCAGCGACAGAAACCGCTCCGAACGGAACAACCGCAGCGAACGCAATGAACGTAACGAGCGCGGCGACAAATCCCAAAAAGCCGACAAAACCGATCCCGGCGCCGCCTGCGGCACCATCGCCGGACGCAGCCGCCGCAGCCGCAGGGAACGCCAACCCTGCGCCCTGCTGCAACCCAATTACGGCGCAAAATAA
- a CDS encoding Lrp/AsnC family transcriptional regulator, producing the protein MTQQITLDKTDLKILQVLQENGRLTNVELAERISLSPSPCLRRLKQLEDAGIIRRYAALLSPAAVDLGLQAFIRVSISKAKDAREDFAQSVQGWPEVLSCFALTGETDYLLHAFFTDMNAFSHFVLDTLLSHHGVQDAQSSFVLKEIKTTTSLPLSHLVRE; encoded by the coding sequence ATGACCCAGCAGATTACTTTGGATAAAACCGATTTGAAAATTTTACAGGTTTTACAGGAAAACGGACGTTTGACCAATGTTGAGCTGGCGGAACGCATCTCCCTCTCCCCCTCGCCCTGCTTACGCCGCCTCAAACAACTGGAAGACGCAGGCATCATCCGCCGCTATGCCGCCCTACTCTCTCCCGCAGCCGTCGATTTGGGCTTGCAGGCGTTTATCCGCGTTTCCATCAGCAAAGCAAAAGACGCACGCGAAGATTTCGCGCAATCGGTACAAGGATGGCCGGAAGTATTGAGCTGCTTCGCCCTTACCGGTGAAACCGACTACCTGCTCCACGCATTTTTCACCGATATGAATGCTTTTTCCCATTTCGTCTTGGATACACTCCTTTCCCACCACGGCGTACAGGACGCGCAATCAAGCTTCGTATTGAAAGAAATCAAAACCACTACCTCCCTGCCGCTTTCGCATTTGGTACGGGAATAG
- a CDS encoding DNA-3-methyladenine glycosylase I produces MNYCEFIAAFPSDTDNPNKHYHDKQYGFPISDDNELFGRLVLEINQAGLSWTLMLKKQQAFRAAFKNFDIDAVAAFDEADIERLLADAGIVRNRLKINAAIYNARQIKKIQQEYGSFKNWLDAHHPLDKDGWVKLFKKHFKFVGGEIVGEFLMSTGYLPGAHIESCPVYQEVLECRPKWAEVV; encoded by the coding sequence ATGAATTACTGCGAATTTATTGCCGCCTTCCCAAGCGATACGGACAATCCGAACAAACATTACCACGATAAGCAATACGGTTTTCCGATTTCAGACGACAATGAGTTGTTCGGACGGCTGGTGTTGGAAATCAATCAGGCGGGTTTGAGCTGGACATTGATGCTGAAGAAGCAGCAGGCGTTTCGGGCTGCATTTAAAAATTTCGACATCGACGCTGTCGCCGCATTCGACGAAGCCGACATCGAACGCCTGCTTGCCGACGCAGGCATCGTCCGCAACCGCTTGAAAATCAATGCTGCGATTTATAACGCACGGCAAATCAAAAAGATACAGCAGGAATACGGCTCATTCAAAAACTGGCTGGATGCACACCATCCGCTCGACAAAGACGGGTGGGTGAAGCTCTTTAAAAAGCATTTCAAATTTGTCGGCGGCGAAATCGTCGGCGAATTTTTAATGAGTACCGGCTACCTGCCCGGCGCGCATATTGAAAGCTGTCCGGTTTATCAAGAAGTTTTAGAATGCCGCCCGAAATGGGCAGAGGTCGTCTGA